A single genomic interval of Vulpes vulpes isolate BD-2025 chromosome 3, VulVul3, whole genome shotgun sequence harbors:
- the PRKRIP1 gene encoding PRKR-interacting protein 1, with translation MCAPPAAARRESREAVMASSAASSVRPPRPKKEPQALVIPKNAAEEQKLKLERLMKNPDKAVPIPEKMSEWAPRPPPEFVRDVMGSSAGAGSGEFHVYRHLRRREYQRQDYMDAMAEKQKLDAEFQKRLERNKIAAEEQTAKRRKKRQKLKEKKLLAKKMKLEQKKQKEGSSQSQEQPSSSSEEASGTEEEEEEQPSFITGR, from the exons ATgtgcgcgccccccgccgccgctcGCCGGGAGAGCCGGGAAGCCGTGATGGCAAGTTCGGCTGCCTCCTCCGTGCGACCGCCGAGACCCAAGAAAGAGCCACAGGCGCTCGTCATCCCCAAGAATGCGGCAGAAGAGCAGAAACTCAAGCTGGAGCGGCTCATGAAGAACCCG GACAAAGCAGTTCCAATTccagaaaaaatgagtgaatgggCACCTCGGCCTCCCCCAGAATTTGTTCGAGATGTAATGG GTTCAAGCGCTGGGGCTGGCAGTGGAGAATTCCATGTGTACAGGCACCTGCGTCGGAGAGAGTATCAGCGACAAGACTACATGGATGCCATGGCTGAGAAG cAAAAATTGGATGCAGAGTTTCAGAAGAGACTGGAGAGGAATAAAATTGCTGCAGAGGAGCAAACGGCAAAGCGACGAAAAAAGCG ccagaagttaaaagagaagaaattattgGCAAAGAAGATGAAACTtgaacagaagaaacaaaaagaag GATCCAGTCAGTCCCAGGAGCAGCCATCCAGTAGCTCTGAGGAAGCATCTGGaacggaggaggaggaggaggagcaaccCAGCTTCATCACAGGGCGATGA